A single Leptospira kirschneri serovar Cynopteri str. 3522 CT DNA region contains:
- a CDS encoding efflux RND transporter permease subunit, with product MKQFLSRITDSILLNPIRSCSILVVLLLLSFWQASKLTVNSNNLDLLPRDNPSVVKTQKVIEMIGGNGFYILSIKFKDEKGMTDHLVKAFAARKKGQPEVAEKELKEAEKIKQQNVSYYKERENAIKKASDILNEKLLKEKKFVQYISYRYNVTFLQDRLPLFLKTEDLVEVRKRVKRKIDEEVERANPFFIKLSNEEYNPDFNDILSKYQKLAKRDIFDEYNISPDKGMLIFLIKPAGSFTNIEFNIALDKKIKEIVANLDLDKNGIQVGYTGTYRLHLDDYETLMAALKPIAITSFIGIALLLLFFFRNPLFILILLVSLLSGILFSFGLTTIVIGQLNSVTSIIASILMGLGIDYGIQFLYRFREEFTREQNTLRSIKDTIYHTGIASFISALTTTSAFVVLAFSEFRGFSEFGIIATYGILIIAISMYGVTALQITLLFRLFPSIKSKFLLSVKEQSTSPFLYRFYKKPGLLTLVVIAVVLMISFFNFSPGIQFNYNGRDLMVDNLDSVNLYDEIGDRFDISSDPQVIVVDTLEESEAVFDYMTPVPDEIAGSVDQVVSLWNFLPPKGQQRANLKILKQLQSDMKPVKASFLKPEQRKYLPVVKKYLNVKEYSLSEVPIYFSSQFTEVKGSKEKGHLVFIYPKVALWHGQKLLKFFDAVGELHYPKLSRRVLNTLLYDSNGHMTVNPIRDKWNQNEKRLIVNTLNTYSASQFKSLGLLDGTISFILKTRPFSSLEQARSHKYISNTAGSLILFANLIKIVQREGVIAFLSTLVLVVIVLILFFRGIVPALISLIPLVLGIFVTLGIMASFRIQLNFMNVLVFPVIIGYGIQNGIYIYYRFREDHDVIRAMAMVGPAIIASTLTTLVGWSSLLIADQKGLKSIGIVASIGIGSSLIIALTLVPAVLEIVYRSRKEEEKESKPIGFDEESNSSGNLPFASKTKAAGNLKMETIENSKAVKKKTATSKKAIPKKK from the coding sequence ATGAAACAATTCCTTTCCAGAATCACAGATTCGATTTTACTCAATCCGATTCGTTCTTGTAGCATACTTGTAGTTTTACTTCTTCTTTCTTTTTGGCAAGCTTCTAAACTTACAGTCAATAGTAACAACTTAGATCTTCTTCCAAGAGATAATCCTTCTGTAGTCAAAACCCAAAAAGTGATCGAAATGATCGGAGGAAACGGCTTCTACATCCTCAGTATCAAATTTAAAGACGAAAAGGGAATGACGGATCATTTAGTCAAAGCCTTTGCCGCAAGAAAAAAAGGACAACCAGAGGTCGCCGAAAAAGAACTGAAAGAAGCCGAAAAGATAAAACAACAAAACGTTTCTTATTACAAAGAAAGAGAAAATGCGATCAAAAAGGCTTCGGATATTTTGAATGAAAAACTTTTGAAAGAGAAAAAATTCGTTCAATACATTTCCTATCGTTACAATGTAACTTTTTTACAGGACAGACTTCCTTTATTTCTAAAAACCGAAGACTTAGTCGAAGTAAGAAAACGAGTTAAAAGAAAAATCGACGAAGAAGTAGAAAGGGCTAATCCATTTTTTATCAAACTTTCGAACGAAGAATACAATCCTGATTTTAACGACATTCTTTCCAAGTATCAAAAACTTGCAAAAAGAGATATATTCGACGAATATAATATTTCTCCAGACAAAGGAATGTTGATCTTTTTGATCAAACCGGCCGGTTCTTTTACCAACATAGAATTTAACATAGCGTTAGACAAAAAAATCAAGGAAATCGTAGCCAATCTTGACTTAGATAAAAATGGAATCCAAGTCGGTTATACTGGAACGTATAGACTTCATTTAGACGACTACGAAACTTTGATGGCGGCTTTAAAACCGATCGCGATCACTTCCTTTATCGGTATCGCATTACTTTTACTTTTCTTTTTTAGAAATCCACTTTTTATTCTCATTCTTCTCGTTTCTCTTCTTTCCGGAATTTTATTCTCTTTTGGACTCACCACGATCGTAATCGGTCAGCTAAATTCTGTGACCAGTATCATCGCCTCCATTTTGATGGGACTTGGAATCGACTACGGAATTCAGTTTTTATATCGTTTCCGAGAAGAATTTACCAGAGAACAAAACACTCTTCGTTCCATCAAGGACACGATCTATCATACCGGAATCGCATCCTTTATCTCTGCTCTGACAACTACTTCCGCATTTGTAGTACTTGCGTTTTCCGAATTCAGAGGTTTTAGCGAGTTTGGAATCATTGCCACATACGGAATTTTAATCATAGCGATTTCGATGTATGGAGTGACCGCCCTTCAAATTACACTTCTTTTTCGTTTGTTTCCTTCTATCAAAAGTAAGTTTCTTCTTTCGGTTAAAGAACAATCCACTTCTCCTTTTCTCTATCGTTTTTACAAAAAGCCGGGACTTTTAACGTTAGTCGTAATTGCAGTCGTTTTGATGATTTCATTTTTCAACTTTAGCCCTGGAATTCAGTTCAATTATAATGGAAGAGATCTAATGGTAGATAATCTGGATTCGGTCAATTTATACGATGAGATTGGAGATAGATTCGATATTAGTTCAGATCCACAAGTAATCGTAGTAGACACTTTGGAAGAATCAGAGGCCGTTTTTGATTATATGACTCCGGTTCCCGACGAAATCGCTGGCTCCGTGGATCAGGTGGTTTCTCTTTGGAACTTTCTTCCTCCGAAAGGACAACAAAGAGCAAATCTAAAAATTTTAAAACAACTTCAATCGGATATGAAACCTGTCAAAGCCAGTTTTCTAAAACCGGAACAAAGAAAATATCTCCCCGTAGTAAAAAAATATCTCAACGTAAAAGAATATTCTCTTTCCGAAGTTCCAATTTATTTCAGTTCTCAATTTACGGAAGTAAAAGGTTCCAAGGAAAAAGGACACCTTGTATTCATTTATCCTAAAGTAGCTCTTTGGCACGGACAAAAACTTCTCAAGTTTTTTGACGCAGTAGGAGAATTACATTATCCTAAACTATCCAGAAGGGTATTAAATACTCTACTCTACGATTCGAACGGACATATGACCGTAAATCCTATCCGAGACAAATGGAATCAAAACGAAAAACGTTTGATCGTCAATACCTTAAATACGTATTCTGCTTCTCAATTTAAAAGTCTGGGGCTTTTAGATGGTACAATTTCTTTTATTTTAAAAACCAGACCTTTTTCCAGTTTAGAACAGGCAAGGTCTCATAAATATATTTCTAATACCGCAGGAAGTTTAATTCTTTTTGCCAATCTTATCAAGATCGTTCAAAGGGAAGGTGTGATTGCATTCCTTAGCACCTTAGTTCTTGTAGTCATCGTGTTGATTTTGTTCTTCAGAGGAATTGTCCCCGCCTTAATTTCTTTGATTCCTCTGGTTCTTGGAATTTTCGTCACTTTAGGAATTATGGCTTCGTTTAGAATCCAACTGAACTTTATGAACGTATTAGTATTTCCTGTAATTATAGGTTACGGAATTCAGAACGGAATTTATATCTACTATAGATTCAGAGAAGACCACGACGTAATTCGCGCCATGGCAATGGTCGGCCCTGCGATCATTGCTTCTACGTTAACCACTCTTGTAGGTTGGAGTTCTCTTTTAATCGCAGATCAAAAAGGGCTCAAATCAATCGGAATCGTGGCGAGTATCGGCATCGGTTCGTCCTTGATCATAGCGCTTACTTTAGTTCCAGCAGTTCTTGAAATCGTATATCGTTCTAGAAAGGAAGAGGAAAAAGAATCAAAACCTATAGGTTTTGATGAAGAATCCAATTCTTCTGGTAACTTACCTTTCGCGTCTAAAACAAAAGCGGCCGGAAACTTAAAAATGGAAACAATCGAAAATTCTAAAGCAGTTAAGAAAAAAACGGCCACCTCCAAAAAAGCCATTCCAAAAAAGAAATAA
- a CDS encoding ABC transporter substrate-binding protein, translating to MNSSRHKLQSIKAPIVKKIILILFVLSLLISSLIAQTSTENSTSTETGNVPATTETAPSDEEQIVSTVKKLIGFIRYKKNDKAIALIHVKQFSNQLLKSSSKISDSDRKEFEEAISEFIIHRSFPIAHKYFDKIDINYEKPVLKGDNATLASSIIWNGSERITFSWILTKIEGNWYVTDFLNEGKYASETNRVKSIDPSIKKNGIKQTIALIKKEAKN from the coding sequence ATGAATTCCTCAAGACATAAACTTCAATCTATAAAGGCACCAATTGTGAAAAAAATAATCCTTATTCTTTTCGTTTTATCCTTACTAATCTCCTCATTAATCGCGCAAACTTCGACGGAAAATTCTACTTCGACCGAAACAGGGAACGTTCCTGCGACAACCGAAACTGCTCCTTCTGATGAAGAACAAATTGTTTCCACTGTAAAAAAACTCATCGGTTTTATTCGTTATAAAAAAAATGATAAAGCGATCGCCCTTATACACGTAAAACAATTCAGCAATCAGCTCTTAAAATCCTCGAGTAAAATCTCTGATTCTGACCGTAAGGAATTTGAAGAAGCGATCAGCGAATTTATCATTCACAGAAGTTTTCCGATCGCTCATAAATATTTCGATAAAATAGACATCAACTACGAAAAACCGGTTCTAAAAGGAGATAACGCGACTCTTGCTTCTTCTATCATTTGGAATGGTTCGGAAAGAATTACGTTTTCTTGGATACTCACAAAGATAGAAGGAAACTGGTATGTCACTGACTTCTTAAACGAAGGTAAATACGCTTCCGAAACGAACCGAGTCAAATCGATAGATCCTTCTATTAAAAAGAACGGAATCAAACAAACCATCGCTCTGATCAAAAAAGAAGCAAAAAATTAA
- a CDS encoding DUF1561 domain-containing protein: MGRWIVLRIFLLVLIGIGFEYGINHTSVNASSKSDYSIVQKPTDQPKDKPVQVVVSDGGKFCYGPTFSGGESYIVIEQCWQMHVMSARYDVFQRISYNINNTWLCITAPEKVVRGEENWDYVHLRPCTINDPLQRWIVKENSFWTADGRYRLKDTNWYGYISRNSGDNYNHTLDSSMNDWVKTVATPGNISIKTSIAWDLSSSWGNERYFVRWGGSDKNTTPLYYNPESGHLAQYNPISGSLYCMYSQVDSYNWNWVKWVSCSDAPVKRDNPAFWNVFFETNKEGTITDYKGNVLRVTTSGPNWGVAYAVKPSYLEKDTTNNPTSLFVVDKDLLDWTRYTASNLGKTDQYCPAGNKESLGRKRVKRDLTLPSDFQLTREWIQRLYDIARSSIAGTTPIRGVCGVCMLHSYQMIAELLQYHSWGPLTRGGYFFDTAPNRNPFISFGQRYPQLNTLLTNVPNQSTRHGFGSTLVMLPQYEWMSSYTITTRSGRLLHARSLINSPPGSIWLGLLRGRDADGSTWGHAVPILRTSQGLVIIPTNVPTMSLNTYIQNLAPTTDPNEVINRLENRSTLTELITIQPVRLYDVSFSLTVSSRDCTGDGEGRRGSGRYPISSLINQCSGGRCILQ; encoded by the coding sequence ATGGGTCGTTGGATCGTCCTAAGAATATTTTTATTAGTCTTGATTGGAATTGGTTTCGAGTATGGAATCAATCATACATCAGTAAATGCTTCATCAAAGAGTGATTACTCGATAGTTCAGAAGCCTACCGATCAACCAAAAGATAAGCCGGTCCAAGTTGTTGTGAGTGACGGAGGTAAGTTTTGTTATGGCCCTACTTTTAGCGGAGGTGAAAGTTACATCGTAATTGAACAGTGTTGGCAAATGCACGTTATGAGTGCAAGATACGACGTGTTTCAAAGGATTTCGTATAACATCAATAATACGTGGTTATGTATTACTGCACCGGAAAAAGTAGTGAGAGGGGAAGAAAATTGGGACTATGTTCATCTCAGACCTTGTACGATAAACGATCCTCTACAAAGATGGATCGTAAAAGAGAATTCCTTTTGGACTGCAGACGGACGTTATCGTTTAAAAGATACAAATTGGTACGGTTATATTTCTAGAAACTCTGGAGATAACTACAATCATACCTTAGATTCTTCCATGAATGATTGGGTTAAAACGGTAGCCACTCCTGGAAACATCAGTATCAAAACTTCCATAGCATGGGATTTGAGCAGTAGTTGGGGAAATGAACGTTATTTTGTTCGTTGGGGAGGTTCGGATAAAAATACTACACCTCTTTACTATAATCCTGAGAGTGGGCATCTTGCTCAGTATAATCCAATAAGTGGCTCACTCTATTGTATGTATTCTCAGGTAGATAGTTATAATTGGAACTGGGTGAAGTGGGTATCGTGTAGTGACGCACCTGTTAAAAGAGATAATCCAGCTTTTTGGAATGTATTTTTTGAAACAAACAAAGAAGGGACGATCACAGACTACAAAGGTAATGTGCTGAGAGTTACCACATCTGGACCCAATTGGGGAGTTGCCTATGCAGTCAAACCTTCTTATTTAGAAAAGGACACTACCAATAATCCTACTTCTTTGTTTGTTGTTGATAAAGATTTACTGGATTGGACACGTTATACGGCTTCTAATCTTGGTAAGACAGATCAGTATTGTCCAGCTGGTAATAAAGAAAGTCTTGGACGAAAAAGAGTCAAAAGGGACTTGACCTTACCTTCTGACTTTCAATTAACCAGGGAGTGGATTCAAAGGCTTTATGATATAGCTAGATCGAGTATAGCTGGTACGACTCCGATCCGTGGGGTATGTGGTGTTTGTATGCTTCATAGTTACCAAATGATAGCAGAGTTACTGCAATATCATTCTTGGGGACCTCTTACGAGGGGAGGATATTTTTTCGATACGGCCCCTAATAGGAATCCTTTTATCTCGTTTGGGCAACGTTATCCGCAATTGAACACATTGCTGACAAATGTACCCAATCAATCTACCAGGCATGGATTCGGATCTACTTTGGTCATGTTGCCTCAGTATGAATGGATGTCTTCTTACACAATCACTACTCGGTCTGGTAGATTATTACATGCTAGATCTCTAATCAATTCTCCTCCTGGAAGCATTTGGTTGGGATTATTGAGGGGAAGAGATGCGGACGGATCTACTTGGGGACATGCCGTTCCCATTCTGAGAACTTCTCAAGGGTTAGTGATAATTCCAACAAATGTGCCTACGATGTCGTTGAATACTTACATTCAAAATTTAGCACCTACTACAGATCCAAACGAGGTAATAAATAGGCTAGAAAATAGAAGTACTCTGACAGAGCTTATAACCATACAGCCGGTAAGACTTTACGATGTTTCTTTTAGTCTCACGGTTTCTAGTAGAGATTGCACTGGAGATGGGGAAGGTAGAAGGGGTTCAGGAAGATATCCAATCAGTTCATTGATAAATCAATGTTCGGGGGGTAGATGTATTCTGCAGTAA
- a CDS encoding LIC12338 family lipoprotein — protein MKVFRNLFSAGILAVVLMNFLFIGACKKKEDDDDQNNAILLWLATRPYVEQSKTGFFIIVPKGIAE, from the coding sequence ATGAAAGTTTTTCGTAATTTGTTTTCTGCGGGAATTCTTGCAGTTGTATTGATGAACTTTTTGTTTATCGGAGCTTGTAAGAAAAAGGAAGATGACGACGATCAGAATAACGCGATTCTTCTTTGGTTAGCGACCCGACCTTATGTGGAACAAAGTAAGACCGGTTTTTTTATTATCGTTCCGAAAGGGATCGCCGAGTGA
- a CDS encoding LIC_12337 family protein → MKRLLFIFALVAFLGLGLSFRTDRVPFFVREDSPKPFPVRLELLQPLKANADNWGFVRQSATWARGNSLFMDELIAGIRKNFPAGSTANITLANQNFNGQSYTLRLKLNSGNVSYQPSTLGSTVSYTNFFELRSSSDNQPALQLFFDDDPRSVSGDGAVLVYQLSRLDPTQWAGATAIIESYVVQPVITGFSNQGLIQTYSWKGPLGADALGQDADTGRVILEEMDNRTVFCFKSVVSFHGTTDLVPINAGTQALGYAHNQGLCPGAGKEYYKLAYSQKLDGSLNVTAKAGLEQTTITSGQAITCNSTVSQFVNFTPAYGLFNFNGFISEGVAANAIPSDFIQATRVDGLYDRVGTVGKSSATTSPTASSWDTLTKAYIDSITINFGNVP, encoded by the coding sequence ATGAAAAGATTACTTTTTATTTTTGCGTTAGTCGCCTTTTTAGGATTGGGACTTAGTTTTCGTACGGACAGAGTTCCTTTTTTTGTGAGAGAAGATTCTCCCAAGCCGTTTCCTGTACGTTTAGAGTTATTACAACCTTTGAAAGCGAATGCAGATAATTGGGGGTTTGTGCGCCAGTCTGCAACTTGGGCTAGAGGGAATTCTCTTTTTATGGACGAATTGATTGCTGGGATTCGAAAAAATTTTCCTGCGGGAAGTACTGCGAATATCACTTTAGCAAATCAGAATTTTAACGGACAATCTTATACTCTACGTTTGAAATTGAATTCGGGAAACGTATCGTATCAACCGAGTACCTTGGGAAGTACGGTTTCTTATACGAACTTTTTTGAACTTCGTTCCTCTTCTGATAATCAGCCGGCTCTTCAGCTTTTTTTTGATGATGATCCTAGAAGTGTTTCCGGAGATGGGGCCGTTCTTGTATATCAATTGAGTAGACTCGATCCGACTCAATGGGCGGGGGCGACTGCAATTATAGAGAGTTATGTGGTTCAGCCGGTCATCACTGGATTTTCAAATCAGGGTTTAATTCAAACCTACTCTTGGAAAGGACCTTTGGGTGCCGATGCACTTGGACAAGATGCGGACACGGGTAGGGTAATTTTAGAAGAGATGGATAATCGTACTGTGTTTTGTTTTAAATCTGTTGTAAGTTTTCATGGAACCACCGATTTAGTTCCGATCAATGCGGGAACACAAGCGCTTGGTTATGCACATAATCAAGGGCTTTGTCCGGGAGCGGGAAAAGAGTATTATAAACTTGCTTATAGCCAAAAACTTGATGGAAGTTTGAACGTGACTGCTAAAGCTGGATTGGAGCAAACCACGATTACTTCTGGACAAGCGATTACTTGTAATTCGACTGTAAGTCAATTTGTGAATTTTACTCCCGCCTATGGTCTTTTTAATTTTAACGGATTTATTTCGGAAGGGGTTGCGGCAAATGCGATTCCTTCGGACTTTATCCAAGCGACACGAGTGGATGGGTTGTATGATAGAGTTGGAACCGTAGGTAAATCCAGCGCGACTACAAGTCCTACCGCTTCTAGTTGGGATACTTTAACAAAAGCTTATATAGATTCGATTACGATTAACTTTGGAAACGTTCCTTAG
- a CDS encoding sterol desaturase family protein produces the protein MEINLVTIAIPFFFLLIFLEIGFSTYHKRKLYRLNDSINDLSAGTASQVVGVFSKTVTLAAYFYIYQNFRIFNLPSWPSEAISIFPNGMLGLSSYTWAWILIVTVWIFCFIGYDFAYYWAHRLSHEINFLWAGHVVHHQSEEYNLTVALRQASFHGFFTWIFYLPLALIGFSPVVMLLNGQLNLIYQFWIHTKAIDKFPRWFEAIFNTPSHHRVHHGINPKYIDRNHGGTLIVFDKWFGTFEPESEEPVYGTVKPLRSFNPIWANLHYWWEMIELAWNCPRWSDKFKVFFAVPGWRPKELGGQYPIPEVSTKTFHKFDIDLPKGLSLYSLVWFILSVVLTFGMLVKVQSLPWFNISVISFVSLISLLTIGGILEKRRWALFVEPVRLVVLVGGAYALSAEMSITLGTLALSVISTIWFFTYRTYFAFSQEIDPVGEILRRTA, from the coding sequence ATGGAAATCAATCTTGTCACGATCGCAATTCCGTTTTTCTTTTTATTGATCTTTTTGGAAATTGGATTCTCCACATATCACAAACGTAAACTCTATCGTTTAAACGATTCCATCAACGATTTGTCTGCAGGAACCGCAAGTCAGGTCGTGGGAGTTTTTTCTAAAACCGTTACTTTAGCAGCTTATTTTTACATTTATCAAAATTTTAGGATTTTCAATCTTCCTTCTTGGCCAAGCGAAGCCATTTCCATTTTTCCAAATGGAATGTTAGGACTTAGCTCTTATACTTGGGCTTGGATTCTTATAGTAACAGTTTGGATTTTTTGTTTTATCGGTTACGACTTCGCCTATTACTGGGCTCATCGTTTGAGTCACGAGATCAACTTTCTTTGGGCAGGGCACGTTGTACATCATCAAAGTGAAGAATACAATCTCACAGTCGCTCTCAGACAGGCGAGTTTTCACGGTTTTTTTACTTGGATTTTCTATCTTCCTCTGGCTTTGATCGGTTTTTCTCCGGTAGTGATGCTTTTAAACGGACAACTCAATCTTATTTATCAATTCTGGATTCATACTAAAGCGATCGATAAATTTCCTCGTTGGTTCGAAGCGATTTTTAATACTCCTTCTCATCATAGGGTTCACCACGGAATCAATCCCAAATATATCGATAGAAACCATGGAGGAACTTTGATCGTTTTTGACAAATGGTTCGGAACCTTTGAACCTGAATCCGAAGAACCTGTTTACGGAACCGTTAAACCTCTGCGTAGTTTTAATCCGATTTGGGCTAATCTTCACTATTGGTGGGAAATGATCGAACTCGCTTGGAATTGTCCTCGCTGGTCGGATAAGTTTAAGGTCTTTTTTGCAGTTCCAGGCTGGAGACCAAAAGAACTCGGAGGTCAGTATCCGATTCCTGAAGTTTCTACAAAAACATTCCATAAATTTGATATAGACCTTCCTAAAGGTTTAAGTTTATATTCTCTCGTTTGGTTTATCCTTTCCGTAGTGCTTACATTCGGAATGCTCGTTAAAGTTCAATCCCTTCCTTGGTTCAATATAAGTGTCATTAGTTTTGTCTCTTTGATTTCTCTTTTGACAATTGGTGGAATCTTAGAAAAAAGACGTTGGGCTCTTTTTGTAGAACCGGTCCGTTTAGTCGTTTTAGTCGGAGGCGCTTACGCTCTTTCGGCGGAAATGAGTATTACGTTAGGTACTCTCGCTCTAAGTGTGATTTCCACAATTTGGTTTTTTACGTATAGAACCTATTTCGCTTTTTCTCAGGAAATCGACCCAGTAGGTGAAATTCTTAGAAGAACCGCTTAA
- the glyA gene encoding serine hydroxymethyltransferase, with the protein MQFLPKADPEIFAALKKEDERQENNLEMIASENFVSRAVLEAYTSTLTNKYAEGYPGKRYYNGCHNADVVETLAIERAKKLFGAQYANVQPHSGAQANMAVFLACLEPGDSFLGMNLAHGGHLTHGSPVNVSGKIYKPIPYGVDPKTETINYDEIAKLAREHKPKLIVAGASAYARTIDFSKFAEIAKEVGAKLMADIAHISGLVATDYHPSPIGMFDFVTTTTHKTLRGPRGGLILSTLENEKVLNSRVFPGIQGGPLMHVIAAKAVAFQEALQPDYKKYIETVLANAKTLAEVFVKRGYRVVSGGTDNHLVLLDVSVKGLTGAQAADGLDEVGITVNKNAIPFDKNPPAVASGIRLGTPALTTRGLKPADMEIVGNLICDFLDHPNDDKNRTKVKGGIQEMTQKFPMNQFRLD; encoded by the coding sequence ATGCAGTTTCTTCCAAAAGCAGACCCAGAGATATTTGCAGCATTAAAAAAAGAGGACGAAAGACAGGAAAATAACCTGGAAATGATCGCCTCTGAAAATTTCGTTTCCAGAGCCGTTCTGGAAGCTTATACATCCACGCTCACGAATAAATACGCCGAAGGTTATCCGGGCAAAAGATATTACAACGGTTGTCATAACGCTGACGTAGTGGAAACACTCGCCATCGAAAGAGCAAAAAAACTTTTTGGCGCTCAATATGCAAACGTTCAACCTCACTCCGGCGCTCAAGCAAACATGGCCGTTTTTCTTGCCTGTTTAGAACCGGGAGATTCTTTTTTAGGAATGAATCTTGCTCACGGAGGTCATTTGACTCACGGTTCTCCTGTCAACGTAAGCGGAAAAATTTATAAACCAATTCCCTATGGCGTAGATCCCAAAACCGAGACTATCAACTACGACGAAATTGCAAAACTCGCAAGAGAACATAAACCAAAACTAATCGTTGCAGGAGCTTCCGCCTATGCGAGAACGATCGACTTTTCTAAGTTTGCTGAGATTGCAAAAGAAGTAGGCGCGAAGTTAATGGCGGACATCGCTCATATTTCGGGTCTTGTTGCTACTGATTATCATCCTTCTCCGATTGGTATGTTTGATTTTGTGACTACCACCACTCACAAAACCTTAAGAGGTCCTAGAGGCGGGCTAATTCTTTCTACATTAGAAAATGAGAAAGTACTAAACTCTCGCGTTTTTCCAGGAATTCAAGGTGGACCTTTGATGCATGTGATCGCGGCCAAGGCAGTGGCGTTTCAAGAAGCCCTTCAACCAGACTATAAAAAATATATTGAAACCGTTCTTGCAAACGCCAAAACTTTAGCGGAAGTTTTTGTAAAACGAGGTTACAGAGTTGTTAGCGGTGGAACGGACAATCACCTGGTTCTTTTGGACGTTTCCGTAAAAGGACTTACTGGTGCACAAGCGGCCGACGGATTGGACGAAGTAGGAATTACCGTAAATAAAAATGCGATTCCTTTTGATAAAAATCCTCCCGCGGTCGCTTCCGGAATTCGCCTAGGAACTCCCGCACTGACAACTCGAGGCCTCAAACCTGCAGATATGGAAATCGTGGGAAATTTAATCTGCGACTTTTTAGATCATCCAAACGATGACAAGAATAGAACGAAAGTCAAAGGCGGCATCCAAGAAATGACTCAAAAGTTTCCTATGAATCAATTTCGTTTAGATTGA
- a CDS encoding lipoate--protein ligase family protein — MRTFSFVQNSLRSAAFNLAIEEAIGLHLVSSGYGAGLRIWKNSFSIVLGLSEKAEDTILPEILQHFQESELSKKILSKDLESEKNQNLVQNQNDNVFQKPTKNFHSNLKQEIFENDQKTKIESFKSDSKIEDQNSFTKEFPAIVRRASGGGTVVHHPQENLNFTFFISLDVKPELYKVKESYDYFLSLVLETLKRQTLDASFRGKSDLAVLENGLEKKISGNAQFRKKGAVVHHGTLILKPSLIERVSKLLKHPPEEPEYRKNRKHTDFVTSLPEDFSTVKFGQDLSHVFAESLGLSKMGSESDLRFQKVVFQEAKLLFENKYSRMDFIFRD; from the coding sequence ATGCGTACTTTTTCATTCGTTCAAAATTCTCTCCGATCTGCGGCGTTTAACCTTGCAATCGAAGAAGCAATCGGGCTTCATCTTGTTTCTTCAGGATATGGAGCGGGACTTAGAATCTGGAAAAATTCATTTTCCATTGTACTCGGACTTTCCGAAAAAGCGGAAGATACAATACTACCGGAAATACTTCAACACTTTCAAGAATCCGAACTTAGTAAAAAGATTTTGTCGAAGGATTTAGAATCAGAAAAAAATCAGAACTTAGTTCAAAATCAAAACGATAACGTTTTCCAAAAACCGACAAAAAATTTTCACTCTAATTTGAAACAGGAAATCTTCGAAAACGATCAAAAAACGAAAATAGAAAGTTTCAAATCCGATTCTAAAATAGAAGATCAAAACAGTTTTACAAAAGAATTTCCTGCAATCGTAAGAAGGGCCAGCGGAGGCGGAACCGTAGTTCATCATCCACAAGAAAATCTGAACTTTACGTTTTTCATTTCTTTAGACGTAAAACCAGAACTCTACAAGGTAAAAGAATCCTACGATTATTTTCTAAGTTTAGTATTAGAAACATTAAAAAGACAAACGTTAGACGCTTCTTTCCGTGGAAAATCGGATCTCGCGGTGTTAGAAAATGGTCTGGAAAAAAAAATTTCAGGAAACGCTCAGTTTCGAAAAAAAGGTGCGGTCGTTCATCATGGAACCTTAATTTTGAAACCTTCTCTGATCGAAAGAGTTTCCAAATTACTCAAACATCCACCCGAAGAACCGGAATACAGAAAAAATAGAAAACATACCGATTTTGTGACCTCTCTTCCGGAAGATTTTTCTACCGTAAAATTTGGTCAGGATCTATCTCATGTATTTGCCGAATCCTTGGGTCTTTCCAAAATGGGCTCAGAGAGTGATCTCCGATTTCAGAAAGTTGTATTTCAAGAAGCAAAACTGCTTTTCGAAAACAAATATTCTAGGATGGATTTTATCTTCAGAGACTAA